A genome region from Ralstonia solanacearum K60 includes the following:
- a CDS encoding NAD-dependent succinate-semialdehyde dehydrogenase, with protein sequence MSNLLDRMPDAAASHALDRIQDRSLVKTLAYVDGAWVGAADGATFPVHDPATNARLTDVANLGAAETHHAIDAAHAAWPAWRALTGKERAGLMRRWFDLLVANADDLAALMTAEQGKPLAEARGEIAYGASFIEWFAEEAKRISGDVMSSTWRDKRMVVLKQPIGVCASITPWNFPLAMITRKVAPALAAGCTIVIKPAEQTPLSALAMAELAHRAGIPKGVLNVVTGDADRSVAIGKALCASPIVRHLSFTGSTPVGRILMEQCAPTVKKVALELGGHAPFIVFDDADLEAAVDGAVQSKYRNAGQTCVCTNRFYVHASVYDAFVDKLSAKVNGIKVGNGFEPGVVQGPLIDDQAVEKVQRHISDATRKGARLTAGGKLMQGFASQRFVEPTVLADATPEMLIAREETFGPVAAVFKFHDDAEAVRLANDTEFGLASYFYSRDIGRIWRVAEQLEYGMVGINTGLISNEVAPFGGVKQSGLGREGSVYGIDEYLELKYLCLGGI encoded by the coding sequence ATGTCCAACCTACTCGACCGGATGCCGGACGCTGCCGCATCCCATGCGCTCGATCGGATCCAGGACCGCTCGCTCGTCAAGACCCTGGCCTATGTGGATGGTGCCTGGGTCGGCGCGGCGGACGGTGCCACGTTCCCTGTCCACGACCCCGCCACCAATGCGCGCCTGACCGATGTCGCCAACCTGGGCGCCGCCGAAACGCACCATGCCATCGATGCCGCCCATGCCGCCTGGCCGGCCTGGCGCGCACTGACCGGCAAAGAGCGGGCGGGCCTGATGCGCCGCTGGTTCGACCTGCTGGTCGCCAACGCCGACGACCTCGCCGCGCTGATGACCGCCGAGCAGGGCAAGCCGCTCGCTGAGGCCCGCGGCGAAATCGCCTACGGTGCATCGTTCATCGAGTGGTTCGCCGAAGAGGCCAAGCGCATCTCCGGCGATGTGATGTCCTCCACTTGGCGCGACAAGCGCATGGTGGTGCTCAAGCAGCCGATCGGCGTGTGCGCGTCGATCACACCGTGGAACTTCCCGCTGGCGATGATCACCCGCAAGGTCGCGCCGGCGCTGGCGGCGGGCTGCACCATCGTCATCAAGCCGGCCGAGCAGACACCGCTGTCCGCGCTGGCGATGGCCGAGCTGGCGCACCGCGCGGGCATCCCCAAGGGCGTGCTCAACGTGGTGACGGGCGATGCGGACCGCTCCGTCGCCATCGGCAAGGCGTTGTGCGCATCCCCCATCGTGCGGCACCTGTCGTTCACCGGCTCGACGCCGGTCGGCCGCATCCTGATGGAGCAATGTGCCCCGACCGTCAAGAAAGTGGCGCTGGAGCTGGGTGGCCATGCCCCCTTCATCGTGTTCGATGACGCCGACCTGGAGGCCGCCGTGGACGGCGCGGTGCAGTCGAAGTACCGCAACGCCGGCCAGACCTGCGTCTGCACCAACCGCTTCTACGTGCACGCATCGGTGTATGACGCGTTTGTCGACAAGCTGTCGGCCAAGGTGAACGGCATCAAGGTCGGCAACGGCTTCGAGCCGGGCGTGGTGCAAGGCCCGCTGATCGACGACCAGGCCGTCGAGAAAGTGCAGCGCCACATCAGCGACGCCACCCGGAAGGGCGCGCGCCTGACCGCCGGCGGCAAGCTGATGCAGGGCTTCGCCTCGCAGCGCTTCGTGGAGCCGACCGTACTGGCCGATGCCACGCCGGAGATGCTGATCGCGCGCGAGGAAACCTTCGGCCCGGTCGCCGCCGTCTTCAAGTTCCACGACGACGCCGAGGCCGTCCGGCTGGCCAATGACACCGAGTTCGGCCTGGCCTCGTATTTCTACAGCCGCGACATCGGCCGCATCTGGCGCGTGGCCGAGCAACTGGAGTACGGCATGGTCGGCATCAACACCGGCCTGATCTCGAACGAGGTGGCGCCGTTCGGCGGCGTCAAGCAATCGGGCCTGGGCCGCGAGGGCTCGGTGTACGGCATCGACGAATACCTGGAACTGAAGTACCTGTGCCTGGGCGGCATTTGA
- a CDS encoding DUF4337 domain-containing protein, with translation MAEEFEVRGVHEHVLDHAAEHGGPDSFAGRIAVMTAILSTAGAIFGYQGGATQNEALLLKNEAAIHKTEASNQWAYYQAKSQKQAITELGAQLPGVDHDAAKREAQRYATEKEQIRQTAESHERAAGEADKASEVAVHHHHRWAQALVAIQVSIALAAITLLTRRRWLLGFSYGIGALGGALAVMALLHL, from the coding sequence ATGGCAGAAGAGTTTGAAGTACGCGGCGTTCATGAGCATGTCCTGGACCACGCCGCCGAACACGGAGGCCCCGACAGCTTTGCCGGCCGCATCGCAGTCATGACCGCCATCCTGTCCACCGCCGGCGCCATCTTCGGCTACCAGGGCGGCGCGACCCAGAACGAAGCGCTGCTGCTGAAGAACGAGGCCGCCATCCACAAAACCGAGGCTTCGAACCAGTGGGCCTACTACCAGGCCAAATCGCAGAAGCAGGCGATCACGGAACTGGGCGCGCAATTGCCCGGTGTCGATCACGACGCGGCCAAGCGCGAAGCGCAACGCTACGCCACCGAGAAAGAACAGATCCGCCAGACCGCGGAAAGCCACGAGCGCGCCGCCGGCGAGGCCGACAAGGCGAGCGAGGTGGCTGTGCACCATCACCACCGCTGGGCACAGGCCCTGGTGGCCATCCAGGTGTCCATCGCGCTGGCCGCCATCACGCTGCTGACGCGACGCCGTTGGCTGCTGGGCTTCTCCTACGGGATCGGCGCGCTGGGCGGGGCGCTGGCGGTGATGGCGTTACTGCATCTCTGA
- a CDS encoding ParB-like protein, whose amino-acid sequence MPKLHESRIHDLRPTQLTVGMIEVQDKKTHLAAMAPADQQAFMQAHPIPAVVGPGGQLYITDHHHLGRAALEAGLTTGYFMVEADLSQNSLDDFWKAMDQNLWVHPLDEHGVRHYYASIPDHLEKLVDDPYRSLAGYVRNAGGYDKTPTAFAEFVWADFFRRSVPIEDLLTDFQAAVRAALSLAKSKFAHALPGYNGK is encoded by the coding sequence ATGCCCAAGCTCCACGAATCCCGCATCCACGACCTGCGCCCGACCCAGCTCACCGTGGGCATGATCGAAGTGCAGGACAAGAAGACGCATCTGGCCGCGATGGCGCCGGCCGACCAGCAGGCCTTCATGCAGGCGCATCCGATCCCGGCGGTGGTCGGCCCGGGCGGACAGTTGTACATCACCGACCACCATCACCTCGGGCGCGCCGCGCTGGAAGCCGGCCTGACCACCGGCTATTTCATGGTCGAAGCCGACCTGTCGCAGAACAGCCTCGACGACTTCTGGAAAGCGATGGATCAGAACCTGTGGGTCCACCCGCTCGACGAACACGGGGTACGGCACTACTACGCCAGCATCCCCGACCACCTGGAAAAGCTGGTCGATGATCCCTACCGGTCACTGGCCGGCTATGTGCGCAACGCCGGCGGCTACGACAAGACGCCGACCGCCTTCGCGGAGTTCGTGTGGGCCGATTTCTTCCGCCGCTCGGTCCCCATCGAAGACCTGCTGACCGATTTCCAGGCAGCCGTCCGCGCCGCGCTGTCGCTGGCAAAGAGCAAATTCGCCCACGCCCTGCCGGGGTACAACGGCAAATAA
- a CDS encoding carbon-nitrogen hydrolase family protein: MQGNVGRHLAFLHEAAARHVRLVVFPELSLTGYESVIAHEVAIHANDARLAPLRDACVRNGLTAIVGAPLRFDDGVRIGALTLMPDGKVATYTKQHLHPGESAVFTAGAGGPPISVDGQTITLAICADTTHPEHAEQASGMGATLYAAGALITAKGYATDTALLQRYAVRRSTASAS; this comes from the coding sequence GTGCAAGGCAACGTCGGCCGGCATCTGGCCTTCCTGCACGAAGCGGCGGCCAGGCACGTGCGCCTTGTCGTTTTTCCCGAACTCTCGCTCACCGGGTACGAAAGCGTGATCGCACACGAAGTCGCCATACACGCCAACGATGCTCGCCTCGCGCCCCTGCGGGATGCCTGCGTCCGAAACGGGCTGACCGCCATCGTCGGCGCGCCATTGCGCTTCGACGATGGCGTGCGGATCGGCGCACTGACGCTGATGCCGGACGGCAAGGTGGCGACCTACACGAAACAACACCTGCATCCGGGAGAAAGCGCCGTCTTCACAGCCGGCGCGGGCGGGCCGCCCATTTCGGTCGACGGCCAGACCATCACTCTCGCGATCTGCGCGGACACCACCCATCCCGAGCACGCTGAACAGGCATCCGGTATGGGAGCGACCTTGTACGCGGCGGGTGCGCTGATCACGGCAAAAGGCTACGCCACGGATACCGCCTTGTTGCAGCGGTACGCGGTGCGGCGCAGCACCGCTTCGGCGTCCTGA